Proteins encoded in a region of the Elizabethkingia bruuniana genome:
- a CDS encoding glycerophosphodiester phosphodiesterase family protein produces MKSLFFAGILCMAAQLNYAQSFDKQAHRGGKSLYPENTIPAMKNALKMGITTLEMDLAITKDKKVILSHDSFLSPELVTKPNGEYIPRDSGFYYKIYDMPYAKIQTYDVGMKKLERYPDQKKMKVQKPLFSAVIDSCESYARELKRPLPFYNIETKTRPFSDNIFHPEPKEFTDLMMKIILEKGIQDRVIIQSFDPRTLEIIHKKYPKIMTALLVEKVDDKKIAQQRANFQNIPVEKFKQYPNHLNGVKGDMKFLSFTPTIYSPDQSLVTPELVKECHALGMKVIPWTVNSKERLQELQKMGVDGLISDDPRIFE; encoded by the coding sequence ATGAAAAGCTTATTTTTTGCAGGAATTCTCTGTATGGCTGCACAGCTAAATTATGCGCAATCTTTTGATAAACAGGCTCACAGAGGCGGAAAATCGCTATATCCTGAAAATACGATACCCGCCATGAAAAATGCTCTAAAAATGGGGATTACAACGCTGGAAATGGATTTAGCGATTACTAAAGATAAAAAAGTTATCCTTTCTCATGACTCTTTCCTTTCTCCGGAACTTGTTACAAAACCTAATGGTGAATACATCCCAAGAGACTCTGGTTTTTATTATAAAATCTATGATATGCCCTATGCAAAGATTCAGACTTATGATGTAGGTATGAAAAAACTTGAACGCTATCCGGATCAGAAGAAAATGAAAGTACAGAAGCCTTTATTTTCTGCAGTAATAGATTCTTGTGAAAGCTACGCTCGTGAATTAAAAAGGCCACTCCCCTTTTATAATATAGAAACTAAAACACGTCCGTTCTCTGATAATATATTCCATCCCGAACCAAAGGAATTTACAGATCTTATGATGAAAATTATCTTGGAAAAAGGCATTCAAGACAGAGTTATCATTCAGTCTTTTGATCCCAGAACTTTAGAGATTATCCATAAAAAGTATCCTAAAATAATGACGGCTCTGCTTGTAGAAAAAGTAGATGACAAAAAAATTGCTCAACAGCGGGCTAACTTTCAGAATATTCCTGTAGAAAAGTTCAAACAATATCCTAACCACCTTAATGGTGTAAAAGGAGATATGAAGTTTCTAAGCTTTACTCCTACTATTTATAGCCCGGACCAAAGCCTTGTAACTCCTGAGCTTGTAAAGGAATGTCATGCCTTAGGAATGAAAGTAATTCCATGGACTGTAAATTCAAAAGAAAGATTACAGGAACTGCAAAAAATGGGTGTAGACGGCCTTATAAGTGATGATCCAAGGATTTTTGAATAA
- a CDS encoding bacteriocin-like protein, producing the protein MKNLKKISREYLKSVKGGVKEGCPGPRSPLYIHLYGSQEQCEAATGKVCYYSEETRCFGEGWAASWL; encoded by the coding sequence ATGAAAAATTTAAAAAAAATTTCAAGAGAGTATTTAAAATCTGTAAAAGGGGGAGTCAAGGAAGGTTGTCCTGGACCTAGATCACCACTTTACATTCATCTTTATGGTTCACAAGAACAATGTGAAGCTGCAACAGGAAAAGTTTGCTATTATTCAGAAGAAACTAGATGCTTCGGTGAAGGATGGGCTGCTAGTTGGCTTTAA
- a CDS encoding TolC family protein — translation MENLKTKSIISAIAVSLVLASCKAPMVTVVNDEVKNNLPQNFNQQETEDSGNNSGTTPWRQFFTDPNLVSLIETALKNNQDLLITFQQIEIAKSGVLAKKGMLNPTVSAGVNAGLKKAGRYTSEGAGDATTEIEPGRKMPDPLGNFAGGITASWEVDIWKKLRTEKESAIAHYLSTVEGKNFVLSSLIEEVADSYYELLALDNQLDITREYIKLQERALEISKIQKQASATTELAVKKFEAELAKSRASEYTIRQDITEKENEINALLGRYPQAIVRTKESFMSTIPQTVYTGIPSQLLANRPDIKQAELELKAAKLDVQAARKEFYPSLNISAALGLEAFKPSYLVKMPESIAYNLVGELAGPLINKSAIKANFQAADARQIQALYEYDKTILNAYLDVANLMSKVKNIDEFYKLKSQENHALEEATGIANQLFKNSRADYLEVLLNQRDALDAKLELIDAKQQQLSTVVDIYKSLGGGWK, via the coding sequence ATGGAAAATTTGAAGACTAAAAGTATTATTAGTGCCATTGCTGTATCGTTGGTTTTAGCAAGCTGTAAAGCGCCAATGGTAACAGTAGTAAATGATGAGGTGAAAAATAACCTGCCTCAGAATTTCAATCAACAAGAAACAGAAGACTCTGGTAACAATAGCGGTACGACTCCGTGGAGACAGTTCTTTACTGATCCTAATCTGGTAAGCCTTATTGAAACTGCATTAAAGAATAACCAGGATTTATTAATTACATTTCAGCAGATAGAAATTGCTAAAAGCGGTGTATTGGCTAAAAAAGGAATGCTAAATCCGACAGTTTCTGCGGGTGTAAATGCAGGCCTGAAAAAAGCAGGACGTTATACGAGTGAAGGCGCAGGTGATGCTACAACAGAAATAGAACCGGGAAGAAAAATGCCGGATCCATTGGGGAATTTTGCAGGTGGTATTACAGCGAGTTGGGAAGTCGATATCTGGAAGAAGCTAAGAACAGAAAAAGAATCTGCAATTGCGCATTACCTTTCTACGGTGGAAGGAAAAAACTTTGTTCTTTCCAGTCTTATAGAAGAAGTAGCAGACAGCTATTACGAATTATTGGCGCTGGACAATCAGTTAGATATTACCAGAGAATATATTAAGCTTCAGGAGCGGGCTTTGGAGATCTCAAAAATTCAGAAACAGGCCTCCGCAACAACCGAATTGGCTGTAAAGAAGTTTGAAGCTGAGTTAGCAAAATCCAGAGCTTCAGAGTATACGATTCGTCAGGATATAACAGAGAAAGAAAATGAGATAAATGCACTTTTAGGAAGGTATCCGCAGGCTATTGTGAGAACGAAAGAGAGCTTTATGTCAACCATTCCTCAGACTGTATATACCGGAATTCCTTCGCAGTTACTGGCAAACCGTCCGGATATTAAGCAAGCTGAATTAGAATTAAAAGCTGCGAAACTTGATGTGCAGGCTGCCAGAAAAGAGTTTTATCCTTCACTGAATATTTCAGCAGCATTAGGTTTGGAGGCATTTAAGCCTTCTTATCTTGTAAAAATGCCGGAATCTATTGCTTACAATCTGGTAGGAGAGCTGGCAGGACCGCTTATCAATAAAAGTGCTATTAAGGCAAATTTCCAGGCGGCGGATGCAAGACAAATTCAGGCATTGTACGAATATGATAAAACTATTCTGAATGCCTATTTAGACGTTGCTAATCTAATGTCTAAGGTTAAGAATATTGATGAGTTTTATAAGCTTAAATCTCAGGAAAACCATGCATTAGAAGAAGCTACGGGCATTGCAAACCAGTTATTTAAAAACTCGCGTGCGGATTATTTGGAGGTTTTACTAAATCAGAGAGACGCACTGGATGCCAAATTGGAACTAATTGATGCAAAACAACAGCAGCTAAGCACAGTTGTAGATATCTACAAAAGCTTAGGTGGAGGTTGGAAGTAA
- a CDS encoding efflux RND transporter permease subunit translates to MFKKFIRRPVLSIVISLIIVFLGILSLVKLPVTQFPSISPPKVNITAEYPGANNELLIKSVIIPLERGLNGVPGMKYMSSNAGNDGEAAIQIVFDLGTDPNVAAVNVQNRVSSVVNKLPPLVVREGVKITREEPNMLMYINLYSDDPKADQKFLFNYADINVMSELRRIGGVGFADILGTREYAMRIWLKPDRLTAYNISADEVMESLNEQSLEASPGKTGESSGKRAQSFEYVLKYPGRFNNEKDYGNIILKAKPNGESVRLKDVADIEFGSSMYDIYSTLNGKPSAAITVKQSYGSNASDVIKNVKALMADLEKNTFPKGMHYEISYDVSRFLDASMEKVIHTLFEAFILVAIVVFLFLGDWRSTLIPALAVPVSLVGTFAVMSAFGITLNMISLFALVMAIGVVVDDAIVVIEAVHAKMEEKNLSPLKATEEAMHEISGAIIAITLVMASVFIPIAFMSGPVGVFYRQFSITMASSIILSGIVALTLTPALCALILKNNHGKAKKKTPVTIFLDKFNNIFTRGAGKYEKTLNKTVTKKMITLPLLLAFCACTYFLSNSLPSGFIPSEDQGMIYAIIQTPPGSTLERTNQVARQLLKESEDIDGVQSVSSLAGYEILTEGTGSNSGTCLINLKSWDERTESAAEIIEKLEEKAKNIPGANIEFFQPPSVPGYGAAGGFELRLLDKAGSGDYHKMEQVSNDFVKELKKRPELGSAFTFYSASFPQYMLRVDNDLAEQKGVTIEKAMDNLSTLIGSNYETSFIRFDRPYKVIVQAGPQYRALPSDLLKLYVKNDKDQMVPYSDFMKLEKVYGLSEMTRHNMYNSAQVSGTPAPGYSSGQAIKAIQEVADKTLPRGFGIDWAGISKDEVSRGNEAVFVFLVCLGFVYLILSAQYESFILPLPVILSLPVGIFGAFLCLKLMGLENNIYAQVAMVMLIGLLGKNAVLIVEFAVQKRAEEGIPVAQAAIQGAAIRFRPILMTSFAFIAGLIPLVIATGPGAVGNRTIGTAAAGGMLIGTIFGLMIIPGLYYIFGTIADKSKLAKYEEENPLTEQTEPYQHDGKFED, encoded by the coding sequence ATGTTTAAGAAATTCATTCGCAGACCTGTTCTGTCTATTGTAATCTCATTGATTATTGTATTTTTAGGGATACTGTCACTTGTGAAACTTCCGGTGACACAGTTCCCATCTATTTCTCCACCCAAAGTAAATATTACTGCGGAATATCCAGGAGCAAACAACGAACTATTAATTAAATCTGTAATTATTCCGTTAGAAAGAGGACTTAACGGAGTTCCGGGGATGAAGTATATGTCATCCAATGCTGGTAATGATGGTGAAGCTGCTATTCAGATCGTGTTCGATTTGGGTACGGATCCCAATGTTGCCGCTGTAAATGTACAGAACCGTGTATCTTCTGTGGTAAACAAACTTCCGCCATTAGTAGTGCGTGAAGGGGTAAAGATTACCCGTGAGGAGCCTAACATGTTGATGTATATTAACCTGTATAGTGATGATCCGAAAGCAGATCAGAAATTCCTTTTCAACTATGCAGATATCAATGTAATGTCTGAGCTAAGAAGGATTGGCGGAGTAGGGTTTGCAGACATCTTAGGAACTCGTGAATATGCAATGCGTATTTGGTTAAAGCCGGACAGACTAACAGCTTACAATATTTCTGCTGACGAAGTAATGGAATCGTTAAATGAGCAGAGCTTAGAGGCTTCTCCCGGTAAAACAGGGGAAAGTTCCGGAAAACGAGCGCAGTCATTTGAATATGTACTGAAATATCCGGGACGTTTTAATAATGAAAAAGATTATGGGAATATCATATTAAAAGCAAAACCAAATGGAGAGTCTGTGAGATTAAAAGATGTTGCAGATATCGAGTTCGGAAGTTCCATGTATGATATTTATTCTACACTAAACGGAAAACCATCTGCTGCAATTACGGTTAAGCAGTCGTACGGATCCAATGCAAGTGATGTTATTAAGAACGTAAAAGCCTTAATGGCAGATCTTGAGAAAAATACTTTCCCCAAGGGAATGCATTATGAGATTAGTTATGACGTTTCCAGATTCCTGGATGCTTCTATGGAAAAAGTTATACATACTTTATTCGAAGCATTTATACTGGTTGCAATTGTTGTATTCCTTTTCCTTGGAGACTGGCGTTCAACACTGATTCCGGCACTTGCGGTTCCGGTTTCACTTGTCGGAACATTTGCCGTAATGTCGGCCTTTGGTATTACACTAAACATGATTTCCCTTTTTGCCCTTGTAATGGCCATCGGGGTTGTTGTGGATGATGCTATTGTAGTTATAGAAGCCGTTCATGCCAAAATGGAAGAAAAGAACCTCTCTCCATTGAAAGCGACTGAAGAAGCGATGCACGAAATAAGCGGGGCTATTATAGCTATTACGCTGGTTATGGCATCGGTGTTTATTCCGATTGCATTTATGTCCGGACCTGTAGGTGTATTCTACCGTCAGTTCTCTATTACTATGGCATCTTCTATTATCCTTTCAGGGATTGTCGCTTTAACGCTTACCCCGGCATTATGTGCACTTATTCTGAAAAATAATCACGGAAAAGCAAAGAAGAAAACTCCTGTTACAATCTTCCTGGATAAATTCAACAATATATTTACAAGGGGAGCAGGGAAATATGAAAAGACACTTAATAAGACGGTTACTAAAAAAATGATTACGTTGCCGCTTTTATTAGCTTTCTGTGCATGTACTTATTTCTTGAGTAACTCACTTCCGTCTGGTTTTATTCCGAGTGAAGACCAGGGGATGATTTATGCCATTATACAGACACCGCCTGGATCTACATTGGAGAGAACCAATCAGGTGGCAAGGCAGCTTTTGAAAGAGTCGGAAGATATTGATGGTGTACAGTCTGTTTCTTCGCTTGCCGGTTATGAGATCCTGACAGAAGGAACGGGATCCAATTCAGGAACTTGTCTTATCAACCTGAAAAGTTGGGACGAACGTACAGAATCCGCCGCAGAGATTATTGAGAAGCTTGAAGAAAAGGCTAAAAATATTCCGGGTGCCAATATTGAGTTCTTCCAACCACCTTCAGTACCGGGATATGGTGCAGCTGGAGGTTTTGAACTCCGTTTACTGGATAAAGCCGGAAGTGGTGACTATCATAAAATGGAGCAGGTAAGTAATGACTTTGTAAAGGAACTGAAAAAGCGTCCGGAACTTGGTTCTGCATTTACATTTTATTCGGCAAGTTTCCCGCAGTATATGCTAAGGGTAGACAACGATCTTGCTGAACAAAAAGGTGTGACTATTGAAAAAGCAATGGATAACCTTTCTACCTTAATTGGTTCCAATTATGAAACAAGTTTTATACGTTTCGACAGACCTTACAAAGTTATTGTTCAGGCAGGGCCACAATATCGAGCGTTGCCAAGTGATCTGCTAAAGCTATATGTGAAAAACGATAAAGATCAGATGGTTCCTTATTCAGATTTTATGAAACTGGAAAAAGTATATGGGCTCTCTGAAATGACAAGACATAACATGTACAACTCGGCACAGGTCAGCGGAACGCCGGCACCTGGGTACAGCAGCGGACAGGCTATTAAAGCTATACAGGAAGTTGCTGATAAAACATTACCTAGAGGCTTTGGTATTGACTGGGCGGGTATTTCCAAGGATGAAGTAAGCAGAGGTAATGAAGCTGTATTTGTATTCCTGGTATGTCTGGGTTTTGTATATCTTATCCTTTCTGCACAATATGAAAGCTTTATTCTTCCTTTACCGGTTATTCTTTCATTGCCAGTAGGTATTTTCGGAGCTTTTCTGTGCTTAAAACTTATGGGATTGGAGAATAATATATATGCACAGGTAGCGATGGTTATGCTTATTGGTCTTTTAGGGAAAAATGCCGTACTGATTGTAGAATTTGCTGTACAAAAAAGAGCTGAGGAAGGGATTCCTGTGGCACAGGCGGCAATTCAGGGAGCTGCTATTCGTTTCCGTCCAATTTTGATGACTTCATTTGCATTTATTGCCGGATTGATACCGTTGGTAATAGCAACAGGGCCAGGAGCAGTAGGAAACCGTACTATTGGTACAGCTGCAGCCGGAGGAATGCTAATCGGAACAATCTTCGGATTGATGATTATTCCTGGTCTGTATTATATCTTCGGTACGATTGCAGATAAATCGAAACTGGCAAAATATGAAGAAGAAAATCCATTAACCGAACAAACAGAACCTTATCAACACGATGGAAAATTTGAAGACTAA
- a CDS encoding efflux RND transporter periplasmic adaptor subunit encodes MKRVTSGIALSILLLAIGCNKKKEEKEETVIYPVTSPIVKDTVINKEYVAQIQSVKNIEVRAQEKGFLEKIYVDEGQYVHAGQTLFRIMPQLYHAELLKAKAEAQQATIELQNASTLANNNIVSKNERAMAKAKLDAANAEVKLAQIHLSFTDIKAPFSGIINRLPLKLGSLINEGDLLTSLSDNTSIYTYFNVSEPEYLSYQTHVGDRGSQLVNLIMANGEIFPEKGEIQTIEGEFNNETGNIAFRAKFLNPNKLLRNGETGKVQMTMPVHNALIIPQKSTYEIQDQKYVFVIDKNGVAKSRNIKVLYELPDLYIVGSGISSGDKILLEGVQKVKDDQKLKVKFQDPVKVIKSLKLKAE; translated from the coding sequence ATGAAAAGAGTTACCTCAGGCATTGCATTAAGCATACTCCTGTTGGCCATTGGCTGTAATAAGAAAAAAGAAGAAAAAGAAGAAACTGTTATTTACCCTGTAACTTCTCCTATAGTGAAGGATACAGTAATTAACAAAGAATATGTTGCTCAGATTCAGTCAGTGAAAAATATTGAAGTCCGGGCTCAGGAAAAAGGATTTCTTGAGAAAATCTATGTAGATGAAGGACAATACGTGCATGCAGGACAAACTCTGTTCAGAATTATGCCTCAGCTTTATCATGCTGAATTATTGAAAGCGAAAGCTGAAGCACAGCAGGCGACAATTGAGTTACAGAATGCAAGCACACTGGCTAATAACAATATCGTTTCCAAAAATGAAAGAGCAATGGCCAAGGCCAAACTGGACGCTGCCAATGCTGAAGTGAAGCTGGCTCAGATTCACTTGTCATTTACAGATATTAAAGCACCGTTTTCTGGTATTATAAACAGACTTCCTCTGAAATTAGGAAGCCTTATCAATGAAGGAGATCTTTTAACTTCTTTATCCGACAATACCAGTATCTATACTTATTTTAATGTATCAGAACCTGAATACCTGAGTTATCAGACACATGTTGGTGACAGAGGAAGCCAGTTGGTAAATCTGATTATGGCAAATGGTGAGATTTTCCCTGAAAAAGGTGAGATTCAGACGATAGAAGGGGAATTTAATAATGAGACCGGAAATATTGCTTTCCGTGCAAAATTCCTTAATCCGAATAAGCTTTTGAGAAATGGTGAAACAGGAAAAGTCCAGATGACGATGCCTGTTCATAATGCTTTGATTATCCCTCAGAAATCTACGTATGAAATTCAGGATCAGAAATATGTTTTTGTGATTGATAAAAATGGCGTAGCCAAGTCAAGAAATATAAAAGTATTGTATGAACTCCCTGACCTGTACATCGTAGGGTCCGGAATTTCTTCTGGAGATAAAATCTTGTTAGAAGGTGTTCAGAAAGTAAAAGACGATCAAAAACTGAAAGTGAAATTCCAGGATCCGGTGAAAGTAATTAAATCATTGAAATTAAAAGCAGAGTAG
- a CDS encoding methionine ABC transporter ATP-binding protein, with protein sequence MITIKNISKTFVQKKKQFKALDNISLEVGQGDITGIIGFSGAGKSTLIRCINLLEKPDEGEVIVNGINLLKLSSKQLAEQRKKIGMIFQHFNLLSSRTVFDNVALPLELDHVSKTEINKKVNELLRIVGLEDKANDYPKSLSGGQKQRVAIARALANDPFLLLCDEATSSLDPATTQSILQLLQDINKRLGITILLITHEMEVIKSICNHVAVIDKGKLVTKGTLDEIISDKEHPIIKQFITFKTMDIPQSISKRLQEEAAAGLFPLIEIELNGNIPFEELLSVVYSDYKIPYKLITADVEYMGKANFGKMLLHLQGNNEENTKAIQYFNQNNIQNTIKGYA encoded by the coding sequence GTGATTACAATTAAAAATATATCCAAAACATTTGTACAGAAAAAAAAGCAGTTTAAAGCCCTGGATAATATAAGTCTGGAAGTTGGACAAGGAGATATAACAGGAATTATAGGCTTTTCAGGAGCAGGAAAAAGTACACTTATACGTTGTATAAATCTCCTGGAAAAACCAGATGAAGGAGAGGTTATTGTAAACGGAATCAATTTATTAAAACTAAGCTCCAAACAACTGGCAGAACAGAGAAAAAAGATAGGAATGATCTTTCAGCATTTCAATCTTCTCTCCTCCAGAACAGTTTTTGATAATGTTGCACTACCACTTGAACTGGATCATGTAAGCAAAACAGAAATTAATAAGAAGGTAAATGAACTTCTAAGAATAGTAGGTCTTGAAGATAAAGCAAATGATTATCCAAAAAGTCTTTCCGGTGGGCAAAAGCAACGTGTGGCCATTGCAAGAGCGCTAGCAAATGATCCTTTCCTACTGTTATGCGATGAAGCTACAAGTTCCCTTGACCCTGCAACTACACAGTCTATTCTGCAACTACTACAGGATATTAATAAACGTCTGGGGATTACTATTTTATTGATTACTCATGAAATGGAAGTTATAAAATCAATATGCAATCATGTTGCTGTAATAGACAAAGGAAAATTAGTTACCAAAGGTACTCTGGATGAAATAATATCTGATAAAGAACACCCTATCATAAAACAATTTATAACATTTAAAACAATGGATATACCGCAATCAATAAGTAAAAGATTACAGGAAGAAGCTGCAGCGGGATTGTTCCCGTTAATAGAAATTGAGTTGAACGGCAATATACCGTTCGAAGAATTATTGTCAGTCGTTTATAGCGATTACAAGATTCCGTATAAACTTATCACCGCAGATGTTGAATATATGGGCAAAGCAAATTTCGGGAAAATGTTATTACACCTTCAGGGCAATAATGAGGAAAATACAAAAGCTATCCAGTATTTCAATCAGAATAATATTCAAAATACCATAAAGGGATATGCTTGA